The alpha proteobacterium U9-1i genome includes a region encoding these proteins:
- a CDS encoding CBS domain protein codes for MLLIAHVLRDKGAVVHTLSADATLEQAAKELNLRKVGALVVLADNGELLGVLSERDVVREVAQRGAAALADRVSSAMSRTVITATTQEPLDDGLSRMTDRRIRHLPVVENGRLIGIVSIGDLVKHRIAAVEAEAASLQAYIAAQ; via the coding sequence ATGCTGCTTATCGCTCACGTGCTGCGCGACAAAGGCGCGGTCGTGCATACGCTGTCAGCTGACGCAACGCTTGAGCAGGCGGCCAAAGAGCTCAACCTGCGCAAGGTCGGCGCCCTCGTCGTTCTCGCTGATAACGGGGAGCTTTTGGGCGTTTTGTCGGAGCGGGACGTCGTCCGGGAGGTCGCTCAACGCGGCGCTGCCGCGCTTGCCGATCGCGTCAGTTCGGCGATGAGCCGAACCGTGATCACCGCGACGACGCAAGAACCGCTCGATGACGGCCTTTCCCGCATGACCGACCGACGCATTCGCCATTTGCCGGTGGTCGAAAACGGCCGCTTGATCGGGATCGTGTCGATCGGCGACCTGGTGAAGCACAGAATTGCAGCGGTGGAGGCTGAAGCGGCGTCGCTACAGGCCTATATAGCAGCTCAGTAG
- a CDS encoding hypothetical protein (FIG00986352): MTLKLLIVGGYGTFGGRIVELLETEPSLEIIVCGRSPAKAQAFCATRGATAAKLIAGAFDREGDLTAQLAAHAPNVVVDASGPFQAYGDGRYRLIEACVAARVNYLDLADAAGFVTGVSAFDKAAREAGVFVLSGVSSFPVLTAAVVRRLSRDMARVDSISGGIAPSPYAGVGENVVRAIASYAGQPVAYLGRTAKIIGKPFTQQRRYTIAPPGRVPLRSTLFSLVDVPDLRALSALRPEVRRVWMGAGPVPEVLHRGLIALSWLVAIGWMRTLAPLAPLMHWATNRVRWGEHRGGMFVEARGALEGGATLTRSWHLLAEGSDGPLIPSMAVEAIVRRQIAGAQPVPGARAATQEIELDDYEKLFATRTIYTGERETPPRGAPLYQRLLGGAWDGLPRAVREMHDGVRRAIGSATVERGGNWLARAAAAMMSFPPAGDYDVSVVFHADAMRETWRRSFGRFMFSSLQYEGEGRSERLLCERFGALEFSMAMVLDTGALRLVVRRWRAFGVPLPLWLAPHSHAYETEENGAFRFHVEISHPLVGLIVRYRGLLRPASAAREAS, translated from the coding sequence GTGACATTGAAGCTGCTCATCGTCGGCGGTTACGGCACGTTCGGCGGCCGCATCGTTGAGTTGCTCGAGACCGAGCCATCGCTTGAAATCATCGTTTGCGGGCGATCGCCAGCCAAAGCGCAAGCGTTTTGCGCGACGCGCGGCGCCACGGCTGCAAAGCTGATCGCCGGCGCATTCGACCGCGAGGGTGACCTTACGGCGCAGCTTGCAGCCCACGCCCCTAACGTTGTCGTGGACGCGAGCGGGCCGTTTCAAGCGTATGGCGATGGGCGGTATCGCTTGATCGAGGCCTGCGTCGCCGCGCGCGTAAATTATCTCGATCTTGCCGATGCTGCGGGCTTTGTCACGGGCGTCAGCGCCTTTGACAAAGCGGCGCGCGAGGCTGGTGTTTTCGTACTGTCTGGCGTGTCGAGTTTTCCGGTGCTCACTGCCGCCGTAGTGCGGCGTCTCTCGCGAGACATGGCCCGCGTGGATTCCATCAGCGGCGGCATCGCGCCGTCTCCCTATGCGGGCGTTGGCGAAAATGTCGTGCGCGCGATCGCCAGTTATGCGGGGCAGCCGGTCGCATATCTCGGCCGTACGGCGAAAATCATCGGCAAACCGTTCACGCAGCAGCGTCGTTACACCATCGCGCCGCCCGGGCGAGTGCCGTTGAGGAGCACATTGTTTTCGCTCGTCGACGTGCCCGACTTGCGCGCGCTCTCGGCGCTTCGCCCGGAAGTGCGACGCGTATGGATGGGCGCAGGCCCCGTGCCCGAGGTTTTGCATCGCGGGTTGATCGCACTCTCCTGGCTCGTCGCGATCGGCTGGATGCGCACGCTCGCACCGCTCGCGCCCCTCATGCACTGGGCGACAAACCGCGTGCGATGGGGAGAGCATCGCGGCGGAATGTTCGTGGAGGCGCGCGGGGCGTTGGAGGGTGGCGCAACGCTTACCCGCTCTTGGCACTTGCTCGCCGAGGGCAGCGACGGTCCGCTTATCCCGTCCATGGCGGTGGAGGCGATCGTTCGCCGGCAAATCGCAGGCGCACAACCAGTGCCTGGCGCGCGCGCAGCGACACAAGAGATTGAACTCGACGACTACGAAAAGCTTTTCGCGACGCGCACGATTTACACTGGTGAGCGCGAGACGCCGCCGCGCGGCGCGCCGCTTTATCAGCGGCTGCTGGGCGGCGCGTGGGATGGGTTGCCCCGTGCCGTGCGAGAGATGCACGACGGCGTGCGCCGCGCCATTGGCTCAGCCACGGTGGAGCGAGGCGGCAATTGGCTGGCGCGCGCAGCCGCCGCAATGATGTCGTTCCCGCCGGCCGGCGATTACGACGTAAGCGTCGTCTTTCACGCTGACGCGATGCGCGAAACGTGGCGGCGCAGCTTTGGGCGCTTCATGTTTTCGAGCCTTCAGTATGAAGGCGAGGGACGCTCGGAACGTTTGCTGTGCGAACGTTTCGGTGCGCTCGAGTTCTCGATGGCGATGGTCCTCGACACCGGCGCTTTGCGCTTGGTGGTGCGGCGCTGGCGCGCCTTTGGCGTGCCGTTGCCGCTTTGGCTTGCGCCGCATTCTCACGCCTACGAGACCGAGGAGAATGGCGCGTTTCGGTTTCACGTCGAGATCAGCCACCCGCTGGTCGGGTTGATCGTCCGATATCGGGGCCTGCTGCGCCCGGCCAGCGCCGCGCGCGAAGCGAGCTAG
- a CDS encoding membrane protein, protein MASYKDKVKADLDRWIGQGLVAADKRDAILATLPEARRLDAATALAWIGALLMGVAIIAFVAANWDALSRFARFAVLLLAFLIAACGGAWAARAARPVLTNILLMVASLIFAAAIGLTGQIFDIAGDPKAASYGAGVAALALALAGRSTGAAIVGLVFIALGDFSGRDWFSGLSDDAPWMLLAAPLGAFLALRWSSAPLAHAAALAIIYCFWWFAARTSEDAPVLFFLSIALAAMAAAARWLGAQDRPFATVFYGWFSAAALLFFAVAGYVPLFGNGENAGIIHRIVWIAASGGVVALGRFDRHALVTAIGVLSLMIAIFATLSDLGLDLMAAAGVFLVCAVVALIGGLALRRRKANA, encoded by the coding sequence ATGGCGTCGTACAAAGACAAGGTGAAAGCGGACCTCGACCGCTGGATCGGCCAAGGCCTCGTTGCCGCCGACAAGCGCGACGCGATCCTGGCGACATTGCCCGAAGCGCGCCGGCTCGACGCGGCGACCGCGCTCGCCTGGATCGGCGCTTTGCTGATGGGTGTCGCCATTATCGCGTTCGTCGCCGCCAATTGGGACGCGCTCTCGCGCTTCGCACGCTTCGCCGTACTGCTGCTGGCGTTCTTGATCGCGGCATGTGGCGGCGCTTGGGCCGCGCGTGCGGCCAGGCCGGTGCTGACAAACATATTGCTGATGGTGGCGTCGTTGATCTTCGCGGCGGCGATCGGTTTGACCGGGCAGATCTTTGACATCGCCGGCGATCCAAAGGCCGCTTCCTACGGCGCCGGTGTCGCGGCGCTCGCACTGGCGCTCGCAGGCCGATCGACGGGCGCTGCGATCGTTGGCTTGGTGTTCATCGCGCTTGGCGATTTCTCCGGGCGCGATTGGTTTTCCGGCCTTTCCGACGACGCGCCCTGGATGCTGCTGGCCGCGCCGCTCGGCGCGTTCCTCGCGCTGCGCTGGAGTTCCGCGCCGCTGGCGCATGCGGCGGCGCTTGCGATCATCTATTGCTTCTGGTGGTTCGCAGCACGAACCAGCGAAGACGCGCCAGTGCTGTTCTTCCTCTCCATCGCGCTCGCGGCCATGGCGGCGGCTGCGCGCTGGCTTGGCGCGCAAGACCGCCCTTTCGCGACCGTGTTCTACGGTTGGTTCAGCGCAGCCGCGCTCCTCTTTTTCGCCGTCGCCGGTTACGTGCCTCTGTTCGGCAATGGCGAGAACGCTGGCATCATCCATCGCATTGTCTGGATTGCGGCGTCGGGCGGCGTGGTGGCGCTCGGCCGCTTTGACCGCCACGCGCTCGTCACGGCGATCGGCGTGCTGAGCCTGATGATCGCGATTTTCGCAACATTGAGCGACCTCGGTCTCGACCTGATGGCCGCCGCCGGCGTGTTTCTGGTGTGCGCGGTCGTGGCGCTCATTGGCGGTCTCGCGCTGCGCCGGAGAAAAGCCAATGCTTAG
- a CDS encoding ADP-ribose pyrophosphatase, translating into MSTEWEEDGDPWTVKSVSQPFANDWFKIDTHAVIHPGGAEGTYSVIRIRRLAVGVLPIGADGRVHLVGQWRFPLGRYSWEMPEGGAEPDEAPLMCAVRELKEETGLRAGELREVLEMDMSNSLTDERCIIFLATDLTPGEASPEPTEVLKRRTTSFTELLDRVVDGRIRDSMTVAAVLRAHHMAVTGQLPAELAKAMLARGTE; encoded by the coding sequence ATGAGCACAGAATGGGAAGAAGACGGCGATCCGTGGACGGTCAAGAGCGTGAGCCAGCCGTTCGCGAACGATTGGTTCAAGATCGACACCCATGCCGTAATTCATCCCGGCGGGGCGGAAGGGACGTATAGCGTCATTCGCATTCGCAGGCTTGCCGTGGGCGTATTGCCCATCGGGGCGGATGGTCGCGTACACCTTGTAGGGCAATGGCGGTTCCCGCTCGGGCGCTATTCTTGGGAGATGCCCGAGGGAGGGGCGGAGCCGGATGAGGCGCCATTGATGTGCGCCGTGAGAGAGTTGAAGGAGGAAACTGGCCTGCGCGCTGGCGAGCTGCGGGAGGTGCTTGAGATGGATATGTCGAACTCCCTCACCGACGAGCGCTGCATCATTTTCCTCGCCACCGACCTCACGCCCGGCGAAGCGAGCCCGGAACCTACGGAAGTTCTGAAGCGGCGGACCACGTCATTTACGGAATTGCTCGACCGGGTGGTCGACGGCCGAATTCGTGATTCCATGACGGTTGCGGCGGTGCTGCGCGCCCACCACATGGCGGTGACGGGGCAACTGCCCGCCGAACTGGCGAAGGCGATGCTTGCGCGAGGGACGGAGTAG
- a CDS encoding glpG protein: MLTNKERPLRFPPVVLLLGGAILVAFFALGQFDPNAHQALFNQWGVVPARFDAPMDYVVLAAPLFGHVFFHYGVAHILMNGLAFMDAAPFVASRLGAVRFLVLFFASALGGALAYILINAHSEIGAVGASGAICGLFGAYFLGVRPSPQAALADPRVRRAIVVFLGINVVLFALLPLPIAWEAHLGGFIAGAIAYPLLAPKCTSAGPWG; this comes from the coding sequence ATGCTGACGAACAAGGAGCGCCCGTTGCGGTTTCCACCTGTTGTCTTGTTGCTCGGCGGCGCGATCTTGGTCGCGTTCTTCGCGCTGGGGCAGTTCGATCCCAACGCGCATCAAGCTTTGTTTAACCAATGGGGCGTCGTCCCGGCGCGGTTCGATGCGCCAATGGACTATGTCGTGCTTGCCGCGCCGTTGTTCGGGCACGTGTTTTTCCACTACGGCGTGGCGCACATTTTAATGAACGGGCTGGCGTTCATGGATGCAGCGCCGTTCGTCGCGTCGCGTCTTGGCGCGGTCCGCTTTTTAGTTCTGTTCTTCGCTTCCGCGCTCGGCGGCGCGCTCGCGTACATCTTAATTAACGCGCATTCAGAAATTGGCGCAGTCGGCGCGTCAGGCGCGATTTGTGGGTTGTTCGGTGCGTACTTCTTGGGGGTACGTCCATCGCCGCAAGCAGCGTTGGCCGATCCCCGTGTGCGACGCGCGATCGTGGTGTTTCTCGGCATCAATGTCGTGCTGTTTGCGCTGCTGCCGTTGCCGATCGCGTGGGAAGCGCATTTGGGCGGCTTCATAGCCGGCGCAATCGCTTATCCGCTGTTGGCGCCAAAATGTACGTCGGCGGGCCCGTGGGGCTAA
- a CDS encoding phage tail fiber protein → MRVAFLVSVALIAAPFAYAQSANHRATNPTAQQVVNEQYQLRGTTSVTTVRVGEAHDVGASAIAGSNAVVASADRARADLSNAQHMDGNASATADVVAWNSAGVVTVASAAVANGATATAQGGEISVSSNQLAHGDSSAATRLTSGTSAHASSSAAASGNVAALSAENADIRAVANQESTGRTSATSEADHCCVGGQAVSAAIASANNISAAGYTTTLLTDTAQTATGASVTARSDLYAGYAYDASGNATANANALTIDNAFGYVNARASQTATAEVSAQSYVTLGGDFLGFASAGAYGVGNQAIVSNVTSDTVLDVTQANSGDISADAALVGGGGDMALASSAAYGNVVTGSLCAYCGDEEPTLNARNDQTNEGAVNANATVMSSRARTVAATSSAIGNAATYQVQGAN, encoded by the coding sequence ATGCGCGTCGCCTTTCTCGTTTCAGTCGCGTTGATCGCCGCGCCTTTCGCGTATGCGCAGAGCGCCAATCATCGCGCAACAAATCCCACCGCTCAGCAGGTGGTGAATGAACAATATCAGTTGCGTGGAACGACATCCGTCACGACCGTCCGCGTTGGCGAGGCACATGACGTCGGCGCCAGCGCGATTGCTGGCAGCAACGCCGTGGTCGCGTCGGCAGACCGCGCCCGCGCTGACCTATCAAACGCACAGCACATGGATGGAAACGCAAGCGCGACCGCAGACGTCGTGGCGTGGAACAGCGCGGGCGTCGTTACAGTCGCCAGCGCAGCCGTCGCCAACGGCGCCACTGCCACCGCACAAGGCGGCGAAATCAGTGTCAGCTCAAACCAGCTCGCGCACGGCGATTCCAGCGCCGCCACGCGCCTCACCTCAGGCACATCCGCGCACGCTTCATCGTCAGCCGCCGCCAGCGGCAATGTCGCCGCGCTTTCCGCGGAAAACGCCGATATTCGCGCGGTCGCGAACCAGGAAAGCACTGGCCGCACGTCCGCGACAAGCGAGGCCGATCATTGCTGCGTGGGCGGCCAGGCCGTGTCCGCCGCCATCGCCAGCGCCAACAACATCAGTGCGGCGGGCTACACCACGACGCTGCTCACTGACACAGCGCAAACCGCGACGGGCGCGAGCGTAACAGCACGAAGCGACCTCTACGCTGGCTATGCCTACGACGCCTCGGGCAACGCCACCGCGAACGCCAACGCGCTGACCATCGACAACGCTTTCGGTTATGTGAACGCGCGCGCATCGCAAACAGCGACAGCGGAGGTTTCGGCGCAATCGTACGTCACGCTCGGCGGGGATTTCCTGGGGTTTGCGTCCGCTGGCGCCTACGGCGTTGGCAACCAAGCGATCGTATCAAACGTCACTTCGGACACCGTGCTCGACGTCACCCAAGCCAACTCCGGCGACATCAGCGCCGATGCCGCCCTTGTCGGCGGAGGCGGCGACATGGCGCTCGCATCATCAGCCGCCTACGGCAACGTTGTGACGGGATCTCTATGCGCCTATTGCGGCGACGAAGAGCCGACACTGAATGCGCGCAATGATCAAACCAACGAAGGCGCGGTCAATGCGAACGCCACGGTGATGAGTTCGCGCGCACGCACTGTGGCCGCGACATCCAGCGCCATCGGAAACGCCGCGACTTATCAAGTGCAAGGCGCAAACTAG
- a CDS encoding hfaA protein, with product MRFGTLTLAAPVLATLAFAGSAAADPIPSGTGDVERAFGMGWSSFDQPIEASTRDENGNRVIINGRMELEGTLTGGLMDGFGSGLGSAQAIGNQLNVVTQGSWNTVIVDSTQTNNGDVTAVIDGDN from the coding sequence ATGCGTTTCGGCACATTAACCCTCGCGGCGCCAGTCCTCGCGACTCTGGCGTTCGCAGGTTCAGCGGCGGCGGATCCTATTCCTTCGGGGACAGGCGACGTCGAGCGCGCGTTCGGCATGGGCTGGTCGAGCTTTGATCAACCCATTGAAGCCTCCACACGCGACGAAAACGGCAATCGCGTCATCATCAACGGTCGCATGGAACTCGAAGGCACGCTCACCGGCGGCCTGATGGACGGGTTCGGATCGGGTCTCGGCTCGGCGCAAGCGATCGGCAACCAGCTCAACGTGGTCACACAGGGTTCGTGGAACACCGTGATCGTGGATTCAACCCAAACAAACAACGGCGATGTCACAGCCGTGATCGATGGAGACAATTGA
- a CDS encoding serine acetyltransferase, giving the protein MAEAQTRVFEASGGVWSQLRVEAMQAAAEEPLLASYLHASILHHDRIEDALSYHLAQKLGHADLAALQLREVIREAYVADPNIAQQALRDMRVVRERDPATKTYLQPFLYFKGYGGLQAYRIAHWLWEQGRDVLAYHLQSRVSELFNVDIHPNAKIGAGVFIDHAHGIVIGETAVVEDDVSMLHSVTLGGTGKAGGDRHPKIRRGVMIGAGAKVLGNIEIGEDARIAAGSVVLEPVAARCTVAGVPAKPVGGACGKGVTPATEMNQMFDLGVAGDGI; this is encoded by the coding sequence ATGGCCGAAGCTCAAACGCGCGTGTTCGAAGCGTCCGGCGGGGTCTGGTCGCAATTGCGCGTGGAGGCGATGCAGGCCGCCGCGGAGGAGCCGTTGCTCGCGTCCTATCTCCACGCTTCGATTTTGCACCACGACCGCATCGAGGATGCGCTTTCGTATCATTTGGCGCAGAAGCTCGGGCACGCCGATCTCGCTGCGCTTCAATTGCGCGAAGTGATCCGCGAAGCCTACGTGGCGGACCCCAACATCGCCCAGCAGGCTTTGCGCGACATGCGCGTCGTGCGCGAGCGCGACCCGGCGACCAAGACCTATTTGCAACCGTTCCTCTATTTTAAGGGTTATGGCGGGCTCCAGGCCTATCGCATCGCCCACTGGCTGTGGGAGCAGGGCCGCGACGTCCTCGCCTATCATTTGCAGAGCCGTGTTTCGGAACTCTTCAATGTCGACATTCATCCTAACGCCAAAATCGGCGCCGGCGTGTTCATCGACCACGCCCACGGCATTGTCATCGGCGAAACGGCAGTGGTGGAAGATGATGTCTCGATGCTTCACTCCGTTACGCTTGGCGGCACGGGCAAAGCAGGCGGCGATCGCCACCCGAAAATCCGTCGCGGCGTGATGATCGGCGCCGGCGCGAAGGTGCTCGGCAACATCGAAATCGGCGAAGATGCGCGGATTGCGGCTGGTTCGGTGGTGCTTGAGCCGGTTGCAGCGCGCTGCACAGTGGCTGGGGTGCCGGCCAAGCCCGTGGGTGGGGCATGCGGGAAGGGCGTCACGCCAGCCACCGAAATGAACCAGATGTTCGATCTCGGCGTCGCCGGCGACGGAATCTGA
- a CDS encoding curli production assembly/transport component CsgG, translated as MRGLKALAVTVATAALTACVSPTSGDDGMYALPIGDAPVTANPTAYTPALNCLADYGRAHSLTAPRVAVGRILDYTGAVNEDGGRRITQGASLMAISAFAKSGARLVERFDTSVTELELRYANNRLIGGEAGDDNVRRIFAGQMPGSDYYFVGGITEMNYNIRSSGVDAFVGDTATRGDRGNLGGRLYVMNIAMDFRLIDTRTLEVVDVISYQKQIIGRELRAGVFSFFGDTLVDIAAGERALEPVQLAVRAGVERAVVEVMSNLYRVSDSSACQEALVAEGDPMGPGAATRTASTTQATGAFVTAQPAPAATQAAAQRADTNAWHARRDESITGLRGREENVAPTRSAQNLPGVRS; from the coding sequence ATGCGCGGCTTGAAAGCTCTCGCGGTCACCGTGGCTACAGCCGCACTCACGGCGTGCGTTTCGCCCACGTCTGGCGATGATGGCATGTATGCGCTGCCGATTGGCGACGCGCCGGTCACCGCTAACCCCACCGCTTATACGCCAGCGCTGAATTGCTTGGCCGATTACGGCCGCGCCCATTCGCTCACCGCGCCACGCGTCGCGGTCGGCCGCATCCTCGACTACACCGGCGCCGTCAACGAAGATGGCGGCCGCCGCATCACGCAAGGCGCCTCGCTGATGGCGATTTCCGCTTTCGCGAAATCCGGCGCACGTCTGGTTGAACGCTTCGATACGTCCGTCACTGAACTTGAACTGCGCTACGCCAACAACCGCTTGATCGGCGGCGAAGCGGGCGACGACAACGTGCGCCGCATCTTTGCGGGGCAAATGCCAGGCTCGGACTATTACTTCGTCGGCGGCATTACCGAGATGAACTACAACATCCGCTCGTCTGGTGTTGACGCGTTCGTTGGCGACACCGCCACGCGCGGCGATCGCGGCAATCTTGGCGGGCGCCTCTATGTGATGAACATCGCGATGGACTTCCGCCTGATCGACACGCGTACGCTCGAAGTGGTGGATGTCATCTCCTACCAAAAGCAGATCATCGGCCGCGAACTCCGTGCCGGCGTCTTCTCGTTCTTCGGCGATACGCTGGTTGATATCGCCGCCGGCGAGCGGGCGCTTGAGCCTGTTCAACTCGCGGTCCGCGCGGGCGTTGAACGCGCGGTCGTCGAGGTGATGTCAAACCTCTATCGCGTTTCCGACAGCTCCGCCTGCCAAGAAGCGCTGGTCGCCGAAGGCGACCCAATGGGCCCAGGCGCCGCGACGCGCACAGCCAGCACCACGCAAGCGACCGGCGCTTTCGTCACCGCCCAGCCTGCGCCAGCCGCGACGCAAGCCGCCGCGCAGCGAGCCGACACCAATGCGTGGCACGCGCGCCGCGACGAAAGCATCACCGGCCTGCGCGGCCGCGAAGAGAACGTCGCACCCACGCGCAGCGCCCAAAACCTGCCGGGCGTGCGCTCGTAA